The Ipomoea triloba cultivar NCNSP0323 chromosome 13, ASM357664v1 genomic interval CTCTCAACGCAGATGGGTGGTATTGGATTGGATCATGGGAGTAGTAGATCACAGAGTGCATCTGGGCATGGTACTGATGAAAGTGGGGAGGATTCAGTATCTTTGGGTAAGAAAGTGAAACTTTTGTgtagttttggggggaaaatatTGCCCAGGCCAAGTGATGGGGCACTGAGATATGTTGGAGGGCAGACTAGGATTATTAGTGTTAGGAGGGATGTAAGTTTTGCTGAAATGATTGGGAAAATGATGGATACATATGGCCAAGATGTGGTGATTAAGTACCAGTTACCTGATGAGGATCTTGATGCGCTTGTGTCTGTCTCTTGTCCCGACGATCTTGAGAACATGATGGATGAGTATGAAAAGTTGGTTGAAAAATCGGCTGATGGTTCAGCAAAATTGAGGGTGTTTTTGTTTTCACCGTCGGAAGTTGAAGCTGCTGGTGCGTTGCAGTATGGCACTCTGCAGGATAATGGACAGATGTATGTTGAGGCAGTGAATGGAATCGCAGAGggaggtggtggtagtggtggcgGTGCAATGAGGTTTACGAGTACCGCTAGTGCTTCTTCCACCCAGAACTCAGAAGCCAGTGGTGCTGATGCTGTTGAGTTATCTGGCCTTGGTCAAGGGGTGATCTCGAGACCACCTTCGAGTGAGACATTATCGTCTAGCGGAATATCTGCCCCTGCTGCTGCTCAAGGAGCAGCTGCTTCAAGGGTGGTGGATCCAAATCCTGCAGTTTATGTCAATACTAATTCTACTGCTCCTCCTTTGGGCATTCATGTTGCTGTGTCTGGCCCTCCCTCGAATCTAGCCGCTCCTTCTGAGCTTGAATATGAAAAATCTGTGCCTATTACTGtacaacagcagcagcagcaacaaaTGGGCTTTGATTTGCAGCAACCAGGAGTGACTTTTCCGGTGCATTCAACATATGTACCGGATCCTCACCGGGAAGGCTATGCACAATTCCCTTCCCAGATTGGTTTTCCTACACAGCTTAGGGGGAATGTTGGGCCAGTGTATACCCAACAGCCCTTCACTGCTGGTACTACACTTCAGCAATTTGTTCCTGCTGTTCACATGACGATGTCGCCCTCTCATGTCAGTATGAATCCTAATATGCTTACTCATCTCGTTCATCCACAACAAGTTAGATTTGAACAATATCCTTCAGAAAACACGATGGGGCAGAGGATTGTACAGCTTCCTGGGGACCAAGGATACGGGACATATCAGCCTCAGCTCCAACCTAAAATATTGGGGGGAGCATATGGTTGGCATCAGATTCCTCACCCTCAGCAGGTAGCATTTTCTGAAGCGGGGATGGCTCAACCACCTACGCCAAGTGGACAGGAGGCAATCCCTAGATTGGACGGTTGTTATATGTGTCAAAAATCACTGCCTCATGCTCATTCAGATTCAGTAGCACAAGATCAAAGGGACAGCCCTGTGAGCACCACACCTGCCTATAAATCAGCTTATGACGGCCCTTGGGTGGATGATAAGGGTAGGCATATGTGCATGGCTGTCACAACTGGAGCTATGCTGGAGGGTGCTTCTGAACACCATGGAGCTGCTGTTGGACCAAGGATCATTGGTCATATGGATCATGAAGTTGGAAAAACCCAAGCTGAAGGGACTGGGGTCTCACAGAATGTTCAGAATCCAGAGCGTCCAAAAATCTCTCTCCCTCAGGGTGCAGTAGGATTAACAAGTGGCATGCAATCTCATTATGCACAGTTTATACCCACTGTTCCTCAATCATGTCAAGTCGATTCTCCTGAGCAGCATCTGATTCCAATGCAGTACCATGTTAAAGAAGATGTTGGTGTTAACAAAGCAATTCCACATGATATTCCTAATGTTGGGATGCCTTTCCAGATGCCAGAATACCTTGTTCGTGAATCACCAGAAGGCTATCCTGGAAGCATACCAGTTGTACTACCTAAAGAAGATAATAAAGAATCTACAACTGCACTTGACCACCTGAAGCAAGTTGAGAGTATAATGGAAAATCTTCAAATACACACAGCTGAGACTCATGCCAATGGTAAGCAGATTAAGTCAGGAGTTGATAATTATATGAAGGACAACATCTTGGAAAACAGAATTCAACAGGTTGGTTGGAATCAGCCATTTACTGATGCAAATCACATCAAACTGAATGAAATGCTGCCCAGTTCATCAACTGAAACTGTGTACTTGCAAACTTTTCGGGCCCCAGAACTCTGTGCAGTATCACAGCCTTCTCCTTTGGAGAAACCAGATTTTGATGTGCATTCAAGGCAAGGAATTGGCCAATTTGTCCCTGACGAGATGTCCTTTGATAACCCTGCTTTCTCCAGTGCTGAATCAGCAAATCCAACACTTAACATTCCAGTCTCTGAGCTTCAACCAAAGCTTATTCCCACTGGTATTGATCTTGTCTCCCCAGATGGAAGTTCAACCTCTATATCTCCATCTTCTATGTATGGAGCTGCACAGGAAACCTCACCTTCACTATTTAGCAACCAGGATCCTTGGAATATGCAGCGTGATAGTCATTTCCCTCCTCCTAAACCTAGCAAAGTTCGAGCAAAAAAGGAAACTATGGGTGTCAAGGATCAGTCTGGTGATCATTCCAGAAACAGTGGTGAGTTGACAATAGGTGGCAATGAGGCATTAGGAACAAAGATGCGGATGGATGAGGGAGTTATTCGATATTCTACCAATTCGAAGTTGGATTTAGGTTCTGACCCTGCACTATCCAACAAAAGTGGGTATtgacttttatattttgtattctgATTTCCTTATATTTGTTTGGTGCTTACTTGTTGCTTGGTCTTTTGCATTTTTTGAAGGCTCGGCAGAGGAAGTGATCAAGCAAGAACTTCAGGCTGTTGCTGAGGACGTAGCTGCTTCTGTTCTTCAGTCAGCCGTGCCTTCTAATCCCGACTTTCCCGTATTTGGTGGGAGCAAGTATGGATCTATAAGCGAGCATAACAGCGAAGTTCAAAGTTCTGATGGAGAAACCGTGGACAGAAATAAATTTGAGGTCTTGTTTTGTCTCTAGCTGTTGCATAAATGTGTGTCTGCCAGTGTTTGTATGTTGTCACCCACTCACCCatgtttatttgtttactgTCACTTGCATATTTCTGATCTTGGTTGGTTAACACATGATGGTGTTCAGAAAGCAAAAACTAAGTTGCCAGAGAGGAGAGATTTTGGTTTTCCTGTGTCAGATGACCTTGGTCGGTTACAGGTTCGAGTTAGTTTA includes:
- the LOC116000868 gene encoding uncharacterized protein LOC116000868 isoform X2, which produces MASDQSSRPINLVAADMGKQVQEESHITPVAISGNGNPGFIPTIQYSATPDAEFVGMGFNNGVAMMAGRVPQVMLSTQMGGIGLDHGSSRSQSASGHGTDESGEDSVSLGKKVKLLCSFGGKILPRPSDGALRYVGGQTRIISVRRDVSFAEMIGKMMDTYGQDVVIKYQLPDEDLDALVSVSCPDDLENMMDEYEKLVEKSADGSAKLRVFLFSPSEVEAAGALQYGTLQDNGQMYVEAVNGIAEGGGGSGGGAMRFTSTASASSTQNSEASGADAVELSGLGQGVISRPPSSETLSSSGISAPAAAQGAAASRVVDPNPAVYVNTNSTAPPLGIHVAVSGPPSNLAAPSELEYEKSVPITVQQQQQQQMGFDLQQPGVTFPVHSTYVPDPHREGYAQFPSQIGFPTQLRGNVGPVYTQQPFTAGTTLQQFVPAVHMTMSPSHVSMNPNMLTHLVHPQQVRFEQYPSENTMGQRIVQLPGDQGYGTYQPQLQPKILGGAYGWHQIPHPQQVAFSEAGMAQPPTPSGQEAIPRLDGCYMCQKSLPHAHSDSVAQDQRDSPVSTTPAYKSAYDGPWVDDKGRHMCMAVTTGAMLEGASEHHGAAVGPRIIGHMDHEVGKTQAEGTGVSQNVQNPERPKISLPQGAVGLTSGMQSHYAQFIPTVPQSCQVDSPEQHLIPMQYHVKEDVGVNKAIPHDIPNVGMPFQMPEYLVRESPEGYPGSIPVVLPKEDNKESTTALDHLKQVESIMENLQIHTAETHANGKQIKSGVDNYMKDNILENRIQQVGWNQPFTDANHIKLNEMLPSSSTETVYLQTFRAPELCAVSQPSPLEKPDFDVHSRQGIGQFVPDEMSFDNPAFSSAESANPTLNIPVSELQPKLIPTGIDLVSPDGSSTSISPSSMYGAAQETSPSLFSNQDPWNMQRDSHFPPPKPSKVRAKKETMGVKDQSGDHSRNSGELTIGGNEALGTKMRMDEGVIRYSTNSKLDLGSDPALSNKSSAEEVIKQELQAVAEDVAASVLQSAVPSNPDFPVFGGSKYGSISEHNSEVQSSDGETVDRNKFEKAKTKLPERRDFGFPVSDDLGRLQIIRNSDLEEFRELGSGTFGTVYHGKWRGTDVAIKRINERCFAGKPSEEKQG
- the LOC116000868 gene encoding uncharacterized protein LOC116000868 isoform X1 → MASDQSSRPINLVAADMGKQVQEESHITPVAISGNGNPGFIPTIQYSATPDAEFVGMGFNNGVAMMAGRVPQVMLSTQMGGIGLDHGSSRSQSASGHGTDESGEDSVSLGKKVKLLCSFGGKILPRPSDGALRYVGGQTRIISVRRDVSFAEMIGKMMDTYGQDVVIKYQLPDEDLDALVSVSCPDDLENMMDEYEKLVEKSADGSAKLRVFLFSPSEVEAAGALQYGTLQDNGQMYVEAVNGIAEGGGGSGGGAMRFTSTASASSTQNSEASGADAVELSGLGQGVISRPPSSETLSSSGISAPAAAQGAAASRVVDPNPAVYVNTNSTAPPLGIHVAVSGPPSNLAAPSELEYEKSVPITVQQQQQQQMGFDLQQPGVTFPVHSTYVPDPHREGYAQFPSQIGFPTQLRGNVGPVYTQQPFTAGTTLQQFVPAVHMTMSPSHVSMNPNMLTHLVHPQQVRFEQYPSENTMGQRIVQLPGDQGYGTYQPQLQPKILGGAYGWHQIPHPQQVAFSEAGMAQPPTPSGQEAIPRLDGCYMCQKSLPHAHSDSVAQDQRDSPVSTTPAYKSAYDGPWVDDKGRHMCMAVTTGAMLEGASEHHGAAVGPRIIGHMDHEVGKTQAEGTGVSQNVQNPERPKISLPQGAVGLTSGMQSHYAQFIPTVPQSCQVDSPEQHLIPMQYHVKEDVGVNKAIPHDIPNVGMPFQMPEYLVRESPEGYPGSIPVVLPKEDNKESTTALDHLKQVESIMENLQIHTAETHANGKQIKSGVDNYMKDNILENRIQQVGWNQPFTDANHIKLNEMLPSSSTETVYLQTFRAPELCAVSQPSPLEKPDFDVHSRQGIGQFVPDEMSFDNPAFSSAESANPTLNIPVSELQPKLIPTGIDLVSPDGSSTSISPSSMYGAAQETSPSLFSNQDPWNMQRDSHFPPPKPSKVRAKKETMGVKDQSGDHSRNSGELTIGGNEALGTKMRMDEGVIRYSTNSKLDLGSDPALSNKSSAEEVIKQELQAVAEDVAASVLQSAVPSNPDFPVFGGSKYGSISEHNSEVQSSDGETVDRNKFEKAKTKLPERRDFGFPVSDDLGRLQIIRNSDLEEFRELGSGTFGTVYHGKWRGTDVAIKRINERCFAGKPSEEKRMRDDFWNEAIKLADLHHPNVVAFYGVVLDGPNGSVATVTEFMVNGSLRNALQKNERSLDKWKRLLITMDVAFGMEYLHGRNIVHFDLKSDNLLVNLRDPHRPICKVGDLGLSKVKCQTLISGGVRGTLPWMAPELLNGGSNLVSEKVDVFSFGIVMWELLTGEEPYADLHYGAIIGGIVSNTLRPPVPESCDPDWRSLMERCWSAEPSERPNFTEIANELRAIASKLRSRGPSQQPLPTAHSQAKS